In the Oryza glaberrima chromosome 6, OglaRS2, whole genome shotgun sequence genome, one interval contains:
- the LOC127775643 gene encoding uncharacterized protein LOC127775643, which produces MARGFRGVRDDLTELGRHILDIACFLHPLLGPAHLTVDSPPATPTHRHHHHRRSPSPRPATPPSPSILAGILADLAEIGGSFTGGFARRAALPEPAFSSASASASATTAESPRAASSTASSPSPPPAAAAAADVADDVVGAAQALAARPEAWIDFPVLALDENSIISDIQRDHMEAIEKLVPDLASLRARLCPSYMDIDVFWKIYFTLLESNLTEHTSEVDENVPGSVHHVNEIESDSAPNVCEIESVKSTQEGYQSPDDRVLIKTRSNQSIDQWVFAKSKSEQSMDQWSEIPSDVESSRDGRRYISGEELSDADSAHIVVMDKYMDSLLSDRRSLHYASSSVRRDSVRRKPASSTDYSHRPPQPTPPASLSKKESWDVIEDSEFEILDS; this is translated from the exons ATGGCGCGGGGGTTCCGCGGCGTCCGGGACGACCTCACCGAGCTAGGCCGCCACATCCTCGACATCGCCTGCTTCCTCCACCCGCTCCTCGGCCCCGCCCACCTCACCGTCGACTCCCCGCCCGCCACCCccacccaccgccaccaccaccaccgccgctccccttcCCCGCGCCCCGCcacgccgccctccccctccatCCTCGCcggcatcctcgccgaccttgCCGAGATCGGCGGCTCCTTCACCGGTGgcttcgcccgccgcgccgccctccccgaacctgccttctcctccgcctccgcctccgcttccgccaccaccgcggAGTCCCCGCGCGCCGCTTCCTCCAcggcctcctctccttcccctccccctgctgccgctgccgctgctgatgTCGCTGATGACGTCGTCGGGGCGGCGCAGGCCCTTGCGGCGCGGCCCGAGGCGTGGATTGACTTCCCCGTGCTCGCGCTCGATGAGA ATTCTATAATCTCCGATATCCAAAGGGATCATATGGAAGCCATTGAAAAACTTGTACCTGACTTAGCATCTCTGAGAGCTAGGCTCTGCCCTTCTTACATGGATATTGATGTATTCTGGAAGATCTACTTTACGCTGCTTGAGTCGAACCTTACTGAACATACTTCAGAG GTAGATGAGAATGTACCAGGTTCTGTTCATCACGTCAATGAGATAGAGTCTGATTCTGCGCCTAATGTTTGTGAGATTGAAAGTGTGAAAAGCACTCAAGAGGGTTATCAATCGCCAGATGATCGTGTGTTGATAAAAACAAGATCCAATCAAAGCATTGACCAATGGGTGTTTGCAAAGTCAAAATCTGAGCAAAGCATGGATCAGTGGTCCGAAATACCTTCGGATGTGGAATCTTCTAGAGATGGTAGAAGATACATTAGCGGTGAGGAGCTTAGCGACGCTGACAGTGCCCATATTGTTGTCATGGACAAATACATGGATTCACTTCTGTCAGATCGGAGGAGCCTCCACTATGCTAGCTCCTCAGTCCGGCGGGATTCAGTAAGAAGAAAACCTGCATCTTCTACTGACTATAGCCACCGGCCTCCACAACCAACTCCACCTGCTTCACTATCCAAGAAGGAATCATGGGATGTCATTGAGGATTCAGAGTTTGAGATACTTGACAGTTAA